The following are encoded in a window of Cryptomeria japonica unplaced genomic scaffold, Sugi_1.0 HiC_scaffold_22, whole genome shotgun sequence genomic DNA:
- the LOC131077509 gene encoding NADH-ubiquinone oxidoreductase chain 2 → MWAPDIHEGSPTLVAAFFSIAPKISIPANMLRVSIHSFYGTTSQQIFFLRSIAPMIPGALAAMAQTKVKRPLAHSSIGHVGYIRTGFSRGTIGGIQSLLIGIFIHVSMTIGASAIVPALRRTRVKYMADLGAPAGTNPISAITSSITMSPYAGIPPLAGFRSKFYSSSAALSCGAHLPALMGVVTSVIGRWAAGRLPGVAVLHPCTGHVAYQKLRHSELGGINRHICYSESGGINRHILQ, encoded by the coding sequence ATGTGGGCACCTGATATCCATGAGGGTTCACCCACCCTGGTTGCAGCATTCTTCTCTATCGCACCTAAAATTTCTATTCCTGCGAATATGTTACGTGTTTCTATCCATAGTTTCTATGGAACTACATCGCAGCAAATCTTCTTCCTCCGCAGCATTGCTCCTATGATCCCAGGAGCACTGGCCGCCATGGCCCAGACGAAAGTCAAAAGACCTTTAGCTCATAGTTCGATTGGACATGTGGGTTATATTCGTACCGGTTTTTCACGTGGAACCATAGGAGGAATTCAATCACTACTAATTGGTATCTTCATCCATGTATCAATGACGATAGGTGCATCCGCCATAGTCCCGGCATTACGGCGAACCCGTGTCAAATATATGGCGGATCTGGGCGCTCCAGCCGGGACGAATCCCATTTCGGCTATTACATCTTCCATTACTATGTCCCCATACGCAGGAATACCCCCGTTAGCCGGCTTTCGCAGCAAATTCTATTCGTCCTCCGCCGCTCTGAGTTGTGGGGCTCACTTACCAGCCTTGATGGGAGTAGTGACTAGCGTTATAGGTCGTTGGGCGGCCGGAAGGTTGCCTGGAGTGGCAGTTCTGCATCCGTGCACCGGACACGTAGCCTACCAGAAGTTGCGACACAGTGAATTGGGTGGGATCAACCGACATATCTGCTACAGTGAATCGGGTGGGATCAACCGACATATCTTGCAATAG